One window from the genome of Crassostrea angulata isolate pt1a10 chromosome 2, ASM2561291v2, whole genome shotgun sequence encodes:
- the LOC128171001 gene encoding uncharacterized protein LOC128171001 produces the protein MMNSSGRGRRKTRPRLPAAAGSATQMEAMMDEEAGGSSQNAGQPGDVLPIQPQLVAAVTEQVLQALSNENKRGEKRRKRQQKGSDSKRQRAPSSSGTDSDSNEESSSDSDSSSSSESDSDDYDLLSDPTTSQINAKLKNKIWQNKYVDFIKLLPKDDLALDKSLRLQSAGNSEFKFVASKPKKSIKSIEQWTSAVLKFLAVYSAKISVNNSSSNQTW, from the exons ATG ATGAATTCCAGTGGGAGAGGTAGAAGAAAAACAAGACCTAGACTTCCCGCAGCAGCTGGATCAGCCACACAGATGGAGGCAATGATGGATGAGGAGGCAGGTGGTAGCTCCCAAAATGCTGGTCAGCCTGGTGATGTTCTACCAATACAGCCGCAGTTGGTGGCAGCGGTGACCGAACAAGTGCTGCAAGCCCTGTCCAATGAGAACAAAAGAGGCGAGAAGAGGAGGAAGAGACAACAGAAAGGATCTGACTCTAAGAGACAGAGAGCACCAAGTTCATCAGGTACAGATTCTGACAGTAATGAGGAATCATCAAGTGATTCTGACAGTTCATCATCATCTGAAAGTGATTCTGATGATTATGATTTATTATCAGATCCTACAACATCTCAGATAAAtgcaaaattgaaaaacaaaatatggcAGAATAAATATGTTGATTTTATCAAGCTGCTCCCCAAGGATGATCTAGCGTTAGACAAATCGTTGCGATTACAAAGTGCTGGCAATTCTGAGTTTAAATTTGTAGCATCAAAACCAAAAAAGTCTATTAAATCTATTGAACAGTGGACAAGTGcggttttgaaatttttggctGTTTATTCTGCAAAAATATCCGTAAACAATTCCAGCAGTAATCAAACATGGTGA